In one window of Microbacterium sp. PM5 DNA:
- a CDS encoding CBS domain-containing protein: protein MSTQRVFVARLVGCTVFDPAGDRLGKVRDVVVIYRKDDPPRVVGLVVEIPGRRHVFLSIGRVTSIQSGQVITTGLINVRRFQQRGGEVRVMSELLGRRVYFTDGSGHAVIEDAAIERNRLGEWDIGQLFLRKPKTSASPFAKGPTTFASWGDVREQAVPGEAQSAEQLVATFSELKPADLANTLLDLPDERLLEVAEELSDDRLADALEEMPEDDQVHILEALGDERAADILDQMEPDDAADVLAQLPEEQREELLELMEPEEAEDVRALLKYGPDTAGGLMTSEPIVLSADATVAEALALIRRHELHPALAAAVFVTLPPYETPTGRLLGTVHFQRMLRYPPHERLGAIIDDTLDPVPVTASAAEVARLLASYNLVSLPVVDAAHRLVGAVSVDDVLDYLLPEDWRSHDGDDDALTAPATTAMLPRRP, encoded by the coding sequence GTGAGTACGCAGAGGGTTTTCGTGGCACGCCTGGTGGGCTGCACCGTCTTCGACCCCGCGGGCGACCGGCTCGGCAAAGTCCGTGACGTCGTCGTCATCTATCGAAAAGACGACCCGCCGCGTGTGGTGGGCCTCGTGGTCGAGATTCCGGGGCGTCGCCACGTCTTCCTGTCGATCGGGCGCGTCACCTCGATCCAATCCGGGCAGGTCATCACGACGGGCCTCATCAATGTCCGACGCTTCCAGCAGCGCGGTGGCGAGGTGCGCGTCATGAGCGAGCTGCTCGGTCGTCGGGTGTACTTCACCGACGGATCCGGACACGCGGTGATCGAGGACGCCGCGATCGAGCGCAACCGTCTCGGCGAGTGGGACATCGGCCAGCTCTTCCTCCGCAAGCCCAAGACCAGCGCGTCCCCCTTCGCAAAGGGACCGACCACGTTCGCGAGCTGGGGCGATGTGCGCGAACAGGCCGTACCGGGCGAGGCGCAGTCGGCCGAACAGCTCGTGGCGACCTTTTCCGAGCTCAAGCCCGCCGACCTCGCCAACACCCTGCTCGATCTGCCCGACGAGCGCCTCCTCGAGGTCGCCGAGGAGCTCTCCGACGACCGTCTCGCCGACGCGCTGGAGGAGATGCCCGAAGACGACCAGGTGCACATCCTCGAGGCTCTCGGCGACGAGCGCGCCGCCGACATCCTCGACCAGATGGAGCCGGACGACGCCGCCGACGTGCTGGCGCAGCTGCCGGAGGAGCAGCGAGAGGAGCTCCTCGAGCTCATGGAGCCGGAGGAAGCGGAGGACGTCCGCGCCCTCCTCAAGTACGGCCCCGACACGGCCGGCGGTCTCATGACGAGCGAACCGATCGTCCTGTCGGCCGACGCGACGGTCGCGGAGGCTCTCGCCCTGATCCGCCGCCACGAGCTGCACCCGGCCCTCGCCGCGGCGGTGTTCGTGACCCTTCCGCCGTATGAGACCCCGACAGGGCGACTGCTGGGCACGGTGCACTTCCAGCGGATGCTGCGGTACCCGCCGCACGAGCGGCTCGGCGCGATCATCGACGACACGCTCGATCCGGTGCCCGTCACCGCATCCGCCGCCGAAGTGGCGCGCCTGCTCGCGAGCTACAACCTCGTTTCCCTCCCCGTCGTGGATGCCGCACACCGGCTCGTCGGCGCGGTCAGTGTCGATGACGTGCTGGACTACCTGCTGCCCGAGGACTGGCGTTCGCACGACGGCGACGACGACGCACTGACCGCCCCCGCGACGACCGCGATGCTTCCGAGGAGGCCCTGA
- a CDS encoding general stress protein: MLGGIPQEHGEKIADFATYPAAQKAVSQLVEADIPARDIAIVGHGLRSVETVTGRLGYAAAARSGAVNGILLGLLFSAIFVLGTPNAAIQLFIGVMLVGIALGMLMSIITYSIVRRRRDYTSITQVLADRYEVTVLPRSIHRAREVVGRTVTPAAAHRAPSAPVSAPVPDTSAPPQYGERVDPPQYGERLAPPVEAPTQPSAPPAGDAGVRDGGEQGPTTPER, from the coding sequence ATGTTGGGCGGAATACCCCAGGAACACGGCGAGAAGATCGCCGACTTCGCGACGTATCCGGCGGCGCAGAAGGCGGTGTCTCAGCTCGTGGAGGCGGACATCCCGGCCCGGGACATCGCGATCGTCGGACACGGCCTGCGCTCCGTCGAGACCGTCACCGGGCGTCTCGGATACGCGGCGGCCGCGCGCTCGGGAGCCGTGAACGGCATCCTGCTCGGCCTCCTCTTCTCGGCCATCTTCGTGCTCGGCACGCCGAATGCGGCGATCCAGCTGTTCATCGGCGTCATGCTGGTCGGCATCGCGCTCGGCATGCTCATGAGCATCATCACGTACTCGATCGTCCGCCGCCGCCGCGACTACACGTCGATCACCCAGGTGCTGGCCGACCGGTACGAGGTGACCGTCCTCCCGCGCAGCATCCACCGTGCCCGGGAAGTCGTCGGCAGAACGGTCACGCCTGCGGCCGCCCATCGCGCGCCCTCGGCGCCGGTGTCCGCACCCGTTCCGGACACGAGCGCACCCCCGCAGTACGGAGAGCGCGTCGATCCGCCGCAATACGGTGAACGTCTGGCGCCGCCCGTGGAAGCGCCGACCCAACCCAGCGCCCCGCCGGCCGGAGACGCCGGTGTCCGCGACGGCGGAGAACAGGGACCGACAACGCCGGAGCGGTGA
- a CDS encoding alpha/beta family hydrolase: MEVALPTGSVVVSTALHQAVDPWAVMALAHGAGAGMDHPFLLGLGEGCARQGVSVVRFAFPYAQVGRKMPGPASHAIAAWTAVEAVARQTAPGVPFVAAGKSYGGRMASMAAAEGAITPAALVYLGYPLHPPGAPEKLRAAHLPQIAVPQLFVEGTNDPFIHPREQYDQALSGCRDATTVWIDGATHSFEIKGRRRPADQIGGELSDHVVPWLRRRL, encoded by the coding sequence ATGGAGGTCGCTCTGCCGACGGGGTCCGTCGTCGTCTCGACCGCTCTTCATCAGGCGGTCGACCCGTGGGCGGTGATGGCGCTCGCCCACGGTGCCGGGGCCGGGATGGATCATCCTTTCCTGCTCGGCCTGGGCGAGGGGTGCGCGCGTCAGGGCGTCAGCGTGGTGCGTTTCGCCTTTCCGTACGCGCAGGTGGGACGCAAGATGCCGGGACCTGCGTCGCACGCGATCGCCGCCTGGACCGCCGTCGAGGCGGTAGCGCGCCAGACGGCTCCCGGCGTGCCGTTCGTGGCGGCGGGCAAGTCCTACGGCGGACGCATGGCGTCGATGGCGGCCGCGGAGGGGGCGATCACGCCCGCGGCGCTGGTGTACCTCGGCTATCCGCTGCATCCGCCCGGCGCTCCGGAGAAGCTGCGTGCCGCGCACCTTCCGCAGATCGCGGTGCCGCAGCTGTTCGTCGAGGGGACGAACGATCCGTTCATCCATCCCCGTGAGCAGTACGATCAGGCGCTCAGCGGATGCCGAGACGCCACCACGGTCTGGATCGACGGCGCCACCCACTCCTTCGAGATCAAGGGGCGCCGCCGGCCCGCCGATCAGATCGGCGGCGAGCTCAGCGACCACGTCGTCCCGTGGCTGCGCCGGCGGCTGTGA
- a CDS encoding aminopeptidase P family protein gives MSTSESDTIATTDTDVTPVENANRKQPFPRGFLDTISTGWAERPELTPSPRPQVPYTAARRAVVSAAFPGQRLVLPAGTYKQRSNDTDYPFRAHSAFAHLTGWASDSVPDSVLVFDPREGGAGHDVTLYLRERADRTTAEFYSDATIGEFWIGPRPALAGVAGELGLTTAPIEDFAAEDGDLVLDEDPELTRVVSELRLVKDDYEIAQLRLAVEVTARGFDDIVADLPRIIETPRGERAVEGIFHHRARIEGNGEGYDTIAASGPHACYLHWTRNDGAVLPGDLILIDAGAEVDSLYTADITRTIPVSGTFSPVQRMIYETVREAADAAFAAARPGVKFRTIHEAAMRVIAERVAEWGLLPVTADEALDADNGGQHRRYMVHGTSHHLGLDVHDCAQARREMYYDGILEAGMVFTIEPGLYFQIDDLTVPEEFRGIGVRIEDDILMTADGPVNLSAGIPRTADEVEAWVAGHNATR, from the coding sequence ATGAGCACGAGCGAGAGCGACACGATCGCCACGACCGACACCGACGTCACCCCCGTTGAGAACGCGAACCGCAAGCAGCCGTTCCCGCGCGGCTTCCTCGACACCATCTCGACCGGCTGGGCCGAACGGCCCGAGCTCACCCCCTCGCCACGGCCGCAGGTGCCCTACACGGCGGCGCGCCGCGCTGTCGTGTCCGCCGCCTTCCCCGGGCAGCGTCTCGTGCTGCCGGCGGGAACGTACAAGCAGCGCTCGAACGACACCGACTACCCGTTCCGCGCCCACTCGGCTTTCGCGCACCTCACCGGCTGGGCGAGCGACAGCGTGCCGGATTCGGTCCTCGTGTTCGACCCGCGTGAGGGCGGCGCCGGCCACGACGTGACGCTCTACCTGCGCGAGCGCGCCGACCGGACCACCGCTGAGTTCTACAGCGACGCGACCATCGGGGAGTTCTGGATCGGGCCGCGCCCCGCCCTGGCGGGCGTCGCCGGCGAGCTCGGACTCACCACGGCCCCGATCGAGGACTTCGCGGCGGAAGACGGCGACCTGGTTCTCGATGAGGACCCGGAACTGACGCGTGTCGTCTCCGAGCTGCGCCTCGTCAAGGACGACTACGAGATCGCGCAGCTGCGCCTTGCCGTCGAGGTCACCGCTCGCGGCTTCGACGACATCGTCGCCGATCTGCCGCGGATCATCGAGACGCCCCGCGGAGAACGTGCGGTCGAGGGCATCTTCCACCATCGCGCCCGCATCGAGGGAAACGGCGAGGGGTATGACACGATCGCGGCATCCGGTCCGCACGCCTGCTATCTGCACTGGACCCGCAACGACGGCGCCGTCCTTCCGGGCGACCTCATCCTCATCGACGCCGGTGCGGAAGTCGACAGCCTCTACACCGCGGACATCACCCGCACGATTCCGGTCAGCGGCACCTTCTCGCCCGTCCAGCGCATGATCTACGAGACGGTCCGCGAGGCCGCCGACGCCGCCTTCGCGGCGGCCCGGCCCGGCGTGAAGTTCCGCACGATCCATGAAGCCGCCATGCGCGTCATCGCCGAACGCGTGGCCGAGTGGGGGCTGCTCCCCGTGACCGCCGACGAGGCGCTCGACGCCGACAACGGCGGACAGCATCGCCGCTACATGGTCCACGGGACGAGCCACCACCTGGGGCTCGACGTGCACGACTGCGCCCAGGCGCGGCGTGAGATGTACTACGACGGCATTCTGGAGGCGGGAATGGTCTTCACGATCGAGCCCGGGCTCTACTTCCAGATCGACGATCTGACGGTGCCGGAGGAGTTCCGCGGCATCGGCGTGCGCATCGAGGACGACATCCTCATGACCGCCGACGGTCCCGTGAACCTGTCTGCGGGCATCCCCCGCACCGCCGACGAGGTCGAGGCGTGGGTCGCGGGGCACAACGCCACACGCTGA
- a CDS encoding endonuclease/exonuclease/phosphatase family protein, whose protein sequence is MLRLLGILVTVAAAIATAVVTWPQFFRLEQTFPFAQIVSLRPVVVLVLGALFVLGLLLALARPLRAFASAIAVIALLGALANGGILLARGVGTGSLPPATDSSIRVMTWNTAGAATDAELIARTAVAMKADVVALPETTIETGEAVAIAMREMGAPMWAHHENYGERPGYPDWAANSTTLLISPALGDYAVVASTSDGASNTSAVPSVVAMPVDGSGPTIVAVHAVAPRQDRMDDWRSDLTWIANQCASDDVIMAGDFNATVDNMARLGVDGGDLGRCTDAAARTGSGAVGTWSTSLPPLIGTPIDHIMATANWTPTGSVVLGSLDGSGSDHRPLVVQYEAAR, encoded by the coding sequence GTGCTGCGCCTGCTCGGAATCCTCGTGACGGTGGCCGCCGCGATCGCCACGGCGGTCGTCACGTGGCCACAGTTCTTCCGCCTCGAGCAGACATTCCCGTTCGCCCAGATCGTGTCCCTGCGCCCTGTCGTCGTCCTAGTGCTCGGGGCTCTCTTCGTGCTCGGTCTGCTTCTGGCCCTCGCCCGCCCGCTGCGAGCGTTCGCGAGCGCGATCGCGGTCATCGCCCTGCTCGGAGCACTCGCGAACGGCGGCATCCTGCTCGCGCGCGGTGTGGGAACCGGCAGCCTTCCGCCGGCGACGGACTCGAGCATCCGCGTCATGACCTGGAACACCGCCGGTGCGGCCACCGACGCCGAACTCATCGCCCGCACCGCCGTGGCGATGAAAGCCGACGTCGTCGCTCTGCCCGAGACGACGATCGAGACCGGCGAAGCCGTGGCGATCGCCATGCGCGAGATGGGTGCGCCGATGTGGGCCCATCACGAGAACTACGGTGAGCGTCCCGGATACCCGGACTGGGCCGCGAACTCCACGACCCTGCTCATCTCCCCCGCCCTCGGCGACTACGCCGTCGTGGCGTCCACCTCCGACGGAGCGAGCAACACCTCCGCCGTCCCCAGCGTCGTCGCGATGCCCGTGGACGGAAGCGGCCCCACGATCGTCGCCGTCCACGCGGTCGCGCCCCGCCAGGACCGCATGGACGATTGGCGCAGCGATCTGACCTGGATCGCGAATCAGTGCGCGAGCGACGACGTGATCATGGCCGGGGACTTCAATGCCACGGTCGACAACATGGCTCGTCTGGGCGTCGACGGCGGCGACCTGGGCCGATGCACGGATGCCGCGGCCCGCACCGGATCGGGGGCGGTGGGCACGTGGTCCACGTCGCTGCCGCCGCTGATCGGCACCCCGATCGATCACATCATGGCGACGGCGAACTGGACGCCGACGGGATCGGTCGTTCTCGGCTCGCTCGACGGGAGCGGCAGCGACCACCGTCCGCTCGTCGTGCAGTACGAGGCCGCACGGTAA
- a CDS encoding PHP domain-containing protein, with product MVVSSTAEWMPRFRGPSDLHLHSDHSDGTEPPARVMAAAHAVGLHTAALTDHDTTSGWSEAAEAAASLGMTLIPGMELSARHEWRSVHVLAYLFDPEHAVLRALTDRIRHSRLTRAQTMAERIGRDYDLTWDDILAQTTVGATVGRPHLADALIARGYVRDRGEAFAGILHPGSDYYVDLYAPDPVTAVAAVVDAGGVPIIAHPAGRGGLLPEGLVGRMLDAGLAGFELGHRENREPALGALQTLVAERDLIVTGSSDYHGLGKPNQPGEFTTADEMVQRIIGRATGSSPVFA from the coding sequence ATGGTTGTCTCGTCGACTGCGGAGTGGATGCCGCGGTTCCGCGGGCCCAGCGACCTGCACCTGCACTCCGACCATTCCGACGGCACGGAGCCTCCCGCGCGGGTGATGGCCGCCGCTCACGCCGTGGGTCTACACACCGCGGCGCTGACCGACCACGACACCACGTCCGGCTGGTCAGAGGCGGCAGAGGCGGCGGCGTCGCTCGGGATGACGTTGATTCCGGGGATGGAGCTGTCTGCCCGTCACGAGTGGCGCAGCGTCCATGTGCTCGCCTACCTGTTCGACCCGGAGCATGCGGTGCTGCGCGCACTCACCGACCGGATACGCCACTCGCGTCTGACTCGTGCGCAAACGATGGCCGAGCGCATCGGCCGGGATTACGACCTCACCTGGGACGACATTCTCGCCCAGACGACGGTCGGAGCGACCGTGGGGCGGCCGCACCTGGCCGACGCGCTCATCGCACGCGGCTACGTCCGCGATCGGGGTGAGGCGTTCGCCGGCATCCTTCACCCCGGCAGCGACTACTACGTCGACCTGTACGCGCCCGATCCCGTGACCGCGGTGGCGGCGGTGGTGGATGCCGGAGGTGTGCCGATCATCGCTCATCCGGCGGGCAGAGGGGGCTTGCTGCCCGAAGGTCTCGTGGGGCGCATGCTCGATGCCGGGCTCGCGGGCTTCGAACTCGGCCATCGGGAGAACCGGGAGCCGGCACTGGGGGCGCTGCAGACGCTCGTGGCCGAGCGGGACCTCATCGTCACCGGTTCCAGCGACTATCACGGACTGGGAAAGCCCAACCAACCGGGAGAGTTCACGACCGCCGACGAGATGGTGCAGCGCATCATCGGGAGGGCGACGGGCAGTTCGCCCGTTTTCGCCTGA
- a CDS encoding DUF817 domain-containing protein has product MQQPTPLERRIDAAAHRVLRGAPDRGARATAVELAVFVVKQAWACVFGFSLLAVIVAARLWWPDDAAVARNDALTIAAVLIQIAMLAGRLETGRELWVIVLFHVAGTVMELFKTDAGSWTYAADGVLRIGGVPLFSGFMYAAVGSYMVRVYRLFDLAFVRYPPRWITTIVAASIYVNFFAHHFVWDLRWVLLVAVALLWARTVMHARVWRRTLRLPLLAAYAGVALFIYLAENIGTWAGAWAYPDQLDGWHPVSITKLVSWFLLMIVSVVMVTWVYPPQAPATEPAGR; this is encoded by the coding sequence ATGCAGCAACCCACACCGCTCGAGCGGCGCATCGATGCGGCCGCTCACCGCGTGCTTCGGGGCGCGCCCGACCGCGGCGCGCGCGCGACAGCCGTGGAGTTGGCCGTCTTCGTGGTCAAGCAGGCGTGGGCCTGCGTGTTCGGCTTCTCGTTGCTGGCGGTGATCGTCGCGGCCCGATTGTGGTGGCCCGACGATGCTGCGGTGGCGCGCAACGACGCGTTGACGATCGCGGCCGTACTGATCCAGATCGCGATGCTCGCGGGGCGGCTCGAAACCGGCCGTGAACTGTGGGTGATCGTGCTCTTCCATGTCGCCGGCACGGTGATGGAACTGTTCAAGACGGATGCCGGATCGTGGACCTACGCGGCCGATGGCGTGCTGCGAATCGGCGGCGTACCGCTGTTCAGCGGATTCATGTACGCCGCCGTCGGCTCGTACATGGTGCGCGTCTACCGGCTGTTCGATCTCGCGTTCGTCCGCTACCCGCCGCGGTGGATCACGACGATCGTGGCGGCATCGATCTACGTGAACTTCTTCGCGCATCACTTCGTCTGGGATCTGCGCTGGGTGCTCCTTGTCGCTGTCGCGCTGCTCTGGGCTCGGACGGTGATGCACGCGCGCGTCTGGCGTCGCACGCTGAGGCTGCCGCTCCTGGCTGCCTACGCCGGCGTGGCGCTGTTCATCTACCTCGCAGAGAACATCGGCACGTGGGCGGGTGCGTGGGCGTACCCCGACCAGCTGGATGGATGGCATCCCGTCTCGATCACGAAACTCGTGTCGTGGTTCCTGCTGATGATCGTGTCGGTCGTCATGGTGACCTGGGTCTACCCGCCGCAGGCGCCGGCGACCGAGCCTGCGGGGCGGTGA
- a CDS encoding DEAD/DEAH box helicase, producing MTTFAELGIDPDIVEALASKGIVDAFPIQEQTIPLGLPGQDIIGQAKTGTGKTFGFGIPVVQRLGLDPAPGVKALIVVPTRELAVQVYEDMDMLTQNRSTSVVAIYGGKAYEGQIDQLKAGAQIVVGTPGRLIDLNNQRLLDLSGAIEVVLDEADKMLDLGFLADIEKIFQKVAPVRHTQLFSATMPGPIVALARRFMSNPIHIRATDPDEGLTQANIKHLVYRAHSLDKDEVIARILQAEGRGKTVVFTRTKRAAQKLVDELNDRGFNAGAVHGDMSQEARERSMAAFKAGKKDVLIATDVAARGIDVDDVTHVINHTIPDDEKTYLHRAGRTGRAGKTGIAITFVDWDDLHKWALINRALEFGQPEPVETYSSSPHLYTDLDIPAGTKGRIAKAPKTESVRTQRPAPERAVDAAAEGAAETGTRRRRRRRSGSSTIGSTFAEGSSTGADAETAHTGDAAAAAEGAGTHDGAGKEHRDGNAAPARRRRRRRGSGGGAPATPPVAGA from the coding sequence GTGACGACATTCGCTGAACTCGGAATCGATCCCGACATCGTCGAGGCCCTCGCCTCCAAGGGCATCGTGGACGCCTTCCCCATTCAGGAGCAGACGATTCCGCTGGGGCTGCCGGGCCAGGACATCATCGGCCAGGCCAAGACCGGAACGGGCAAGACCTTCGGCTTCGGCATCCCCGTCGTCCAGCGTCTCGGCCTCGACCCGGCGCCGGGTGTGAAGGCGCTCATCGTCGTTCCGACCCGCGAGCTGGCCGTCCAGGTCTACGAAGACATGGACATGCTCACCCAGAACCGCTCCACGAGCGTGGTCGCCATCTACGGCGGCAAGGCGTACGAAGGCCAGATCGACCAGCTGAAAGCCGGTGCGCAGATCGTCGTCGGCACACCGGGTCGCCTGATCGATCTCAACAACCAGCGCCTGCTCGATCTGAGCGGTGCGATCGAAGTCGTGCTCGACGAGGCCGACAAGATGCTCGACCTGGGCTTCCTCGCCGACATCGAGAAGATCTTCCAGAAGGTCGCGCCGGTGCGCCACACCCAGCTCTTCTCGGCGACGATGCCCGGCCCCATCGTGGCCCTCGCGCGCCGCTTCATGAGCAACCCGATCCACATCCGGGCGACCGACCCCGATGAGGGACTGACGCAGGCCAACATCAAGCACCTCGTCTACCGCGCCCACTCGCTCGACAAGGACGAGGTGATCGCCCGCATCCTGCAGGCGGAGGGCCGGGGTAAGACGGTGGTCTTCACCCGCACCAAGCGCGCCGCTCAGAAGCTGGTGGACGAGCTGAACGACCGAGGGTTCAATGCGGGTGCCGTGCACGGCGACATGAGCCAGGAGGCGCGTGAGCGGTCGATGGCCGCGTTCAAGGCCGGCAAGAAGGACGTGCTGATCGCCACCGACGTCGCCGCCCGCGGTATCGATGTCGACGACGTGACCCACGTCATCAACCACACGATCCCGGACGACGAGAAGACCTACCTGCACCGCGCGGGACGCACCGGCCGCGCCGGCAAGACGGGTATCGCCATCACCTTCGTCGACTGGGACGACCTGCACAAGTGGGCCCTGATCAACCGGGCGCTCGAGTTCGGGCAGCCGGAGCCGGTCGAGACGTACTCGTCGAGCCCGCACCTGTACACCGACCTGGACATCCCGGCGGGGACCAAGGGCCGCATCGCGAAGGCGCCCAAGACGGAGTCGGTGCGCACGCAGCGCCCGGCGCCCGAGCGCGCCGTGGATGCCGCGGCCGAGGGAGCCGCTGAGACCGGCACCCGCCGTCGCCGCCGTCGCCGCTCCGGATCGTCGACGATCGGCTCGACGTTCGCCGAAGGATCGTCGACGGGCGCGGATGCCGAGACGGCGCACACCGGCGATGCTGCCGCTGCCGCCGAGGGCGCAGGAACCCACGACGGCGCCGGCAAGGAGCACCGCGACGGCAACGCCGCGCCCGCGCGTCGCCGCCGTCGTCGCCGCGGCTCGGGCGGCGGCGCGCCGGCCACTCCGCCTGTCGCGGGAGCCTGA
- a CDS encoding ferritin-like fold-containing protein, with protein sequence MVTWPWQRDRTVARTLRVRSRGDFGDVRRVDFEELAPDIDTFLGQAAYLQLGYFETLSELIAPTPELTQKESISVAAGAALHKHRAILALIRERGDDPLDLMLPFREPLDAFRRSTHGARSLETMLSVHITAGMLDDFYLALSSSYGVTGRRVAEILRGDDDRQALVDIIAGAIAADEQWKSLLALWGRRLVGDTLLIARAALRPQTLDAAEERKVEPVFTDLLGAHSRRMSAMGLDA encoded by the coding sequence GTGGTGACCTGGCCCTGGCAGCGCGACCGCACCGTCGCACGGACGCTGCGCGTGCGCTCTCGCGGCGACTTCGGCGACGTCCGGCGCGTCGACTTCGAAGAGCTCGCACCCGACATCGACACGTTCCTCGGTCAGGCCGCGTACCTGCAGCTCGGATACTTCGAGACGCTCAGCGAGCTGATCGCACCGACCCCCGAGCTGACGCAGAAGGAATCGATCTCGGTGGCTGCCGGAGCAGCCCTGCACAAACACCGCGCGATCCTCGCCCTCATCCGTGAACGCGGCGACGATCCCCTCGATCTCATGCTTCCCTTCCGTGAGCCGCTCGACGCATTTCGCCGGTCGACGCACGGTGCCCGCTCCCTCGAGACGATGCTCTCGGTGCACATCACGGCGGGCATGCTGGACGACTTCTATCTGGCGCTGTCCTCCAGCTACGGCGTGACGGGCCGGCGGGTCGCGGAGATCCTGCGCGGCGACGACGACCGGCAAGCCCTCGTCGACATCATCGCGGGCGCGATCGCCGCCGATGAGCAGTGGAAATCGCTGCTCGCTCTGTGGGGACGTCGCCTCGTGGGCGACACCCTGCTCATCGCCCGCGCCGCGCTTCGTCCTCAGACCTTGGATGCCGCGGAGGAGCGCAAGGTCGAGCCGGTGTTCACCGACCTTCTCGGTGCGCACTCGCGTCGCATGTCTGCGATGGGGCTCGACGCCTGA
- a CDS encoding DUF3107 domain-containing protein encodes MEIRIGIANTARELSFESAQSADAVTSTIQKALEASESFVTFTDVKGNTYIVPTAGITFIEVGTEESRRVGFVA; translated from the coding sequence GTGGAGATCCGCATCGGCATCGCGAACACCGCTCGGGAGCTCAGCTTCGAGTCGGCCCAGTCGGCGGATGCCGTGACAAGCACGATCCAGAAGGCCCTCGAGGCCTCGGAGTCCTTCGTCACCTTCACCGACGTCAAGGGCAACACCTACATCGTTCCCACGGCCGGCATCACCTTCATCGAGGTCGGCACGGAAGAGTCCCGGCGCGTCGGCTTCGTCGCCTGA